One Hordeum vulgare subsp. vulgare chromosome 4H, MorexV3_pseudomolecules_assembly, whole genome shotgun sequence DNA window includes the following coding sequences:
- the LOC123447576 gene encoding calcium load-activated calcium channel-like, with protein MASALSSLRYGDSLSVVAISGATAVLCEAISWLLIYRTATYNSLRASIERHSRKLDSMKSTSSASGAAPSSQPASSRAKKMDRVESSLKDASRELSLAKLKSGAVVAAVLFVVFGLLNSLFEGRAVAKLPFAPVPLVQRMSHRGLPGNDPTDCAMVFLYFLCSMSIRTNLQKLLGFTPPRAAAGAGGGLFAMPDPKVN; from the coding sequence ATGGCCTCGGCGCTCTCCTCCCTCCGCTACGGCGACAGCCTCTCGGTGGTGGCCATCTCGGGCGCCACGGCAGTGCTCTGCGAGGCCATCTCCTGGCTCCTCATCTACCGCACCGCCACCTACAACTCCCTCCGCGCCTCCATCGAGCGCCACTCCCGCAAGCTCGACTCCATGAAGTCCACCTCCTCGGCCTccggcgccgccccctcctcgcAGCCCGCCTCCTCGCGGGCCAAGAAGATGGACCGCGTCGAGTCCAGCCTCAAGGACGCCTCGCGGGAGCTCTCCCTCGCCAAGCTCAAGTCcggcgccgtcgtcgccgccgtcctctTCGTCGTCTTCGGCCTCCTCAACTCGCTCTTCGAGGGCCGCGCCGTCGCCAAGCTGCCCTTCGCGCCCGTCCCGCTCGTGCAGCGCATGAGCCACCGCGGCCTGCCCGGGAACGACCCCACCGACTGCGCCATggtcttcctctacttcctctgcTCCATGAGCATACGGACCAACCTCCAGAAGCTGCTCGGCTTCACTCCGCCCCGCGCGGCCGCCGGGGCCGGCGGTGGCCTCTTTGCCATGCCCGATCCCAAAGTCAACTGA